A region of Ferruginibacter albus DNA encodes the following proteins:
- a CDS encoding ligase-associated DNA damage response exonuclease encodes MALIEFSDRGLYCPPANVYIDPWKSVDKAIITHAHSDHAKNGNGHYLCHPYTTAILKARLGENNYQSIEWNEVITINGVKISLHPAGHIIGSSQVKLEYKNEIWVFSGDYKVENDGISGSFEPVRCNTFITESTFALPIYKWLPQKVVYENIQQWIKQNQQEQVSSVLIAYSLGKAQRLLQPLSEVTETIFVHGAVWNMHQALINAGIHLPEVELITPLTPKEKLKGCVVIAPSGSESSPWINRFKPYEVGICSGWMQVRGNTRRSNADKGFVLSDHADWNGLLTAIKDTGAQKVFATHGFQSAFSRYLNEQGIEAAEVKTEYGDEDETIVEPNPLP; translated from the coding sequence ATGGCTTTAATTGAATTTTCTGATAGAGGGTTATATTGTCCACCTGCAAATGTTTACATTGATCCATGGAAATCTGTTGATAAAGCTATTATCACACATGCACACAGCGATCATGCAAAAAACGGCAATGGGCATTATCTCTGCCATCCCTATACCACGGCGATATTAAAAGCAAGGTTAGGAGAAAATAATTATCAAAGTATAGAATGGAATGAAGTGATCACGATAAACGGAGTAAAAATATCCTTGCATCCCGCAGGGCATATCATTGGCTCATCACAGGTAAAGCTTGAGTATAAAAATGAAATATGGGTTTTCAGCGGCGATTATAAAGTAGAAAATGACGGCATCAGTGGAAGCTTTGAGCCTGTTCGTTGCAATACATTTATAACAGAATCAACCTTCGCATTGCCTATTTATAAATGGTTGCCTCAAAAAGTAGTGTATGAAAATATTCAACAATGGATAAAACAAAATCAGCAGGAGCAGGTAAGTAGTGTGTTGATTGCTTACAGCTTAGGAAAGGCTCAGCGATTATTACAGCCTTTGTCTGAAGTAACAGAAACTATTTTTGTACACGGCGCTGTATGGAATATGCACCAGGCATTAATAAATGCCGGTATTCATCTTCCCGAAGTAGAATTAATTACTCCATTAACACCTAAAGAAAAACTAAAAGGATGTGTAGTCATTGCTCCTTCCGGTTCTGAAAGTTCTCCCTGGATAAACAGGTTTAAGCCATATGAAGTGGGCATTTGCAGTGGCTGGATGCAGGTACGTGGAAACACCCGCAGAAGTAACGCAGACAAAGGTTTTGTATTAAGCGATCATGCGGACTGGAATGGTTTGCTTACTGCTATTAAAGATACCGGTGCACAAAAAGTGTTTGCTACTCATGGATTTCAGTCAGCGTTCAGTCGTTATTTGAATGAACAGGGGATTGAAGCAGCAGAAGTAAAGACAGAGTATGGAGATGAAGATGAAACAATTGTTGAACCAAATCCATTACCGTGA
- a CDS encoding YtxH domain-containing protein: MGLIIGTVIGILIAPRKGSETRKKIARSINDLSDFIQDNINAIRDDVNNEVNALADQVVEKVENVESKINEALV; this comes from the coding sequence ATGGGATTGATAATTGGGACTGTAATTGGTATTCTTATAGCACCTCGTAAAGGCTCTGAAACAAGAAAAAAAATTGCAAGATCCATTAATGATCTTTCGGACTTTATTCAGGATAATATTAATGCTATCAGGGATGACGTAAATAATGAAGTAAATGCTTTAGCAGATCAAGTAGTAGAAAAAGTTGAAAATGTTGAATCTAAAATTAATGAGGCGTTGGTTTAA
- a CDS encoding DUF1328 domain-containing protein, producing MLKWAAIFFVIAIVAAIFGFTGIAAGAASIAKTLFFIFIVLVIVMFTLGVTIMKK from the coding sequence ATGTTAAAATGGGCAGCTATATTTTTTGTAATTGCTATTGTAGCCGCAATATTCGGCTTTACCGGAATTGCAGCAGGAGCAGCATCAATTGCTAAGACATTATTTTTTATATTTATCGTGCTTGTTATAGTAATGTTTACACTAGGTGTGACTATTATGAAAAAGTAA
- a CDS encoding YciE/YciF ferroxidase family protein: protein MEKTTKRSNKATMSKTHENDSRLEEFFHDELKDIYWAEKHLVKTLPKMAKAATAQDLKTAITDHLEVTKGHVTRLEQVFESLNQKPQAKKCEAMEGITKEGESIIEDTEDGTSTRDVGIILACQKVEHYEIATYGGLAQLAKTLGYEDAAGILTKTLAEEKEADKGLTELAENTVNEQAHAE, encoded by the coding sequence ATGGAAAAGACAACAAAACGCTCAAACAAAGCAACAATGAGCAAGACACATGAAAACGATTCACGATTGGAAGAATTTTTCCATGATGAATTAAAAGATATTTATTGGGCAGAAAAACATTTGGTAAAAACACTTCCCAAAATGGCGAAAGCAGCCACTGCACAGGACCTGAAAACTGCTATCACCGATCATCTTGAAGTTACAAAAGGACATGTTACAAGACTGGAACAGGTTTTTGAAAGTTTAAACCAAAAACCACAGGCAAAAAAATGTGAAGCAATGGAAGGTATTACGAAAGAAGGTGAAAGTATTATTGAAGATACTGAAGATGGAACATCTACCAGGGATGTAGGAATAATTCTTGCATGTCAGAAGGTAGAACATTATGAAATTGCTACGTATGGAGGGCTTGCACAATTAGCAAAAACATTGGGCTATGAAGACGCTGCCGGCATTTTAACAAAAACATTGGCAGAAGAAAAAGAAGCAGATAAAGGATTGACAGAATTGGCAGAAAATACAGTTAACGAACAAGCGCACGCTGAATAA
- a CDS encoding DUF2252 family protein translates to MENISKEILNFGKDLLPDMLQYKYQFMTDNLYRFYRGTNHIFYKDLKKSHLLPSSPVSWISGDLHLENFGSFKGDNRLVYFDLNDFDEAVLAPCIYEVVKVVTSIFIAFQALNIEQKKALNMAELFLKTYSNKLIKGKADYIERNTAKGIVCNFLTAASERSPKELIKSRTITKNKVKLDHPKHFPLHKTLRKDLIEHITTWLKKDEASPYNYEVIDAAFRLAGTGSVGQKRYLFLLQSSNKAGEKLMLLDMKQSTPSCVVPYLSVKQPDWKTEADRIVSIQYKMQNKIPALLSTSCFKKDWYVMQEMQPTEDSINFKLLKKNYRDMYQVIDDMAMLTASSQLRSSGQQGSAIADELIEFGKDNKWQNKVLKYAIQYCSKVQQDYISFLSDYKKGVFKTKPH, encoded by the coding sequence ATGGAAAATATATCAAAAGAGATTTTAAATTTTGGTAAGGATTTACTTCCCGATATGCTACAGTATAAGTATCAATTCATGACAGATAATCTTTATCGATTTTACAGGGGGACTAATCATATCTTTTACAAGGACCTAAAAAAATCCCATCTACTTCCTTCCTCTCCCGTTTCATGGATCAGCGGCGATTTACACTTAGAAAATTTCGGAAGCTTTAAAGGGGATAACCGTTTAGTTTACTTTGATTTGAATGACTTTGATGAAGCAGTATTAGCACCGTGCATCTATGAAGTAGTTAAAGTAGTAACCAGTATTTTCATTGCTTTTCAAGCATTAAATATTGAGCAAAAGAAAGCATTAAACATGGCAGAATTATTTTTAAAAACCTATTCCAATAAACTCATAAAAGGAAAAGCTGATTACATCGAAAGAAATACTGCTAAGGGGATTGTCTGCAACTTCTTAACTGCGGCAAGTGAACGTTCGCCAAAAGAATTAATAAAAAGCAGGACTATTACTAAAAATAAGGTTAAACTGGATCATCCAAAACATTTTCCTTTACATAAAACGTTACGTAAAGATTTAATTGAGCATATAACCACTTGGCTTAAAAAGGATGAAGCCAGTCCTTATAATTATGAAGTAATTGATGCAGCTTTCAGATTAGCCGGAACGGGTAGTGTTGGACAAAAGCGTTATTTGTTTTTATTACAGTCTTCAAATAAAGCAGGAGAAAAATTAATGTTGTTGGATATGAAACAATCAACTCCTTCTTGCGTTGTGCCTTATCTCTCTGTTAAGCAACCTGATTGGAAAACAGAAGCAGATCGTATTGTATCTATACAATATAAAATGCAAAATAAGATACCTGCGCTTTTAAGTACAAGCTGTTTTAAAAAAGACTGGTACGTTATGCAGGAAATGCAGCCCACTGAAGATAGCATCAATTTTAAATTATTAAAGAAAAACTATAGAGATATGTATCAGGTCATTGATGATATGGCAATGCTTACAGCTTCTTCTCAATTAAGAAGTTCTGGGCAACAAGGTTCAGCTATTGCTGATGAGCTAATTGAATTTGGGAAAGACAACAAATGGCAAAATAAAGTATTAAAATATGCAATACAATATTGTTCTAAAGTTCAGCAGGATTACATTTCATTTTTAAGTGATTATAAAAAAGGAGTTTTTAAAACCAAACCCCATTAA
- a CDS encoding L,D-transpeptidase — protein sequence MRKIITVIGYIFLLLVFAACHQNSTEKKENKASIIIKYHLDPGKNFLKKNSLDSNKTYIVLSINRTDKEHLGLIDSIIIPDTFTNNIQDYFPFPKTVSNLDSINKVIFFSYPTQSFGAYENGKLIYTGATNMGRKSDPTPTGLFYTNWKAEETKSTFNDEWDLKWNFNIENKSGIGWHQYSLPGYPSSHSCMRLSEQDSKYLYSWADQWVLAGKDSIILKGTPVIIFGTYNYSEPKPWLRLVENSNALDISEENLNDVVKPYKEGILFEQNNRRKNADL from the coding sequence ATGAGAAAAATAATAACAGTCATAGGCTATATATTTTTATTGCTTGTATTTGCAGCATGTCACCAGAATTCCACTGAAAAAAAAGAAAATAAAGCTTCAATAATTATAAAATATCATTTAGATCCAGGAAAAAATTTCCTGAAAAAAAATTCATTAGACTCTAATAAAACTTATATCGTTTTATCTATAAACCGAACCGACAAAGAGCATTTGGGTTTAATAGATTCTATTATAATACCAGATACCTTTACGAACAACATCCAGGATTATTTCCCTTTTCCTAAAACAGTCAGTAACCTTGATTCAATTAATAAAGTTATTTTTTTCTCTTATCCTACTCAATCTTTTGGAGCTTATGAAAATGGCAAACTGATATATACAGGGGCAACCAATATGGGTAGAAAATCAGATCCTACGCCAACAGGCTTATTTTATACTAATTGGAAGGCGGAAGAAACAAAAAGTACCTTTAATGATGAGTGGGATCTCAAATGGAATTTTAATATCGAAAACAAATCGGGCATAGGGTGGCATCAATATAGTTTGCCTGGTTACCCCTCATCACATTCCTGCATGAGGCTTTCTGAACAAGATTCAAAATATTTATATAGTTGGGCAGACCAGTGGGTGCTAGCCGGAAAAGATTCAATTATTTTAAAAGGAACGCCTGTAATTATTTTTGGAACTTATAATTATAGTGAACCAAAACCTTGGTTGCGACTTGTTGAAAATAGTAATGCTCTTGACATAAGTGAAGAAAATTTAAATGATGTAGTAAAACCTTATAAGGAGGGTATTTTATTTGAACAAAATAATCGAAGAAAGAATGCGGATCTATAA
- a CDS encoding NRAMP family divalent metal transporter produces MKSKKEKGIKYFLKKLGPGNHYPKAILYLMLVFSIPATVLNIGSDIAGMGAVSNLLIPAIPSFVFSIVFTTVLTITIIKFSYQQIAGILKWLCLSVLLYIIVPFFIKVNWMDVLKHTFIPTIKFDQDYIEILVALLGTTISPYLFFWQATMEAEDVKHKIKAVVVDKQMLRDVKTDVNTGMFASNLVMFFIILTTGIVLHGNIKDISTVDQAAKALEPVVGKLSYVCFAIGVLGTGFLAIPILAGSLSYIIAETFDWKQGLDKHFGEAKGFYITIVISLAIGLVINLTGINPMKTLVYTSILYGVTAPVMIAVILHVCNNKKVMKGHTNSLLSNILGFITLIVMTVSAVMLIYFSLHH; encoded by the coding sequence ATGAAATCAAAAAAGGAAAAAGGAATAAAGTATTTCTTGAAGAAATTAGGACCCGGAAATCATTACCCCAAAGCCATATTGTATTTAATGTTAGTATTCAGCATTCCGGCTACCGTTTTAAATATAGGTTCTGATATTGCAGGAATGGGAGCTGTAAGCAACCTGCTTATACCTGCAATACCTTCTTTTGTTTTCAGCATTGTGTTTACAACTGTTTTGACCATAACAATTATAAAATTCTCTTACCAACAGATCGCTGGTATTTTAAAATGGCTTTGCCTTTCTGTATTGCTGTATATCATAGTGCCCTTTTTTATTAAAGTAAACTGGATGGATGTATTAAAGCATACATTCATACCGACAATAAAATTTGACCAGGATTATATAGAGATACTGGTGGCATTATTAGGTACCACTATTTCTCCATATCTTTTTTTCTGGCAGGCAACTATGGAAGCTGAAGACGTTAAGCATAAAATAAAAGCTGTGGTTGTTGACAAGCAAATGTTGCGTGATGTAAAAACTGATGTAAACACAGGCATGTTTGCTTCTAATTTGGTAATGTTCTTTATTATTTTAACTACAGGTATAGTTCTACATGGTAATATTAAAGATATCAGCACAGTTGACCAGGCAGCCAAAGCATTGGAGCCTGTAGTTGGAAAACTTTCTTATGTGTGTTTTGCAATTGGAGTATTGGGAACAGGATTTTTAGCTATTCCTATTTTAGCAGGATCGCTTTCTTATATAATTGCTGAAACGTTTGACTGGAAACAAGGGTTAGACAAGCATTTTGGTGAAGCAAAAGGCTTTTACATTACCATTGTCATTTCGCTTGCTATTGGCTTAGTTATAAATCTTACGGGAATTAACCCAATGAAAACATTGGTTTATACTTCTATATTATATGGAGTAACGGCTCCTGTAATGATTGCCGTTATTTTGCATGTTTGTAATAATAAAAAAGTTATGAAAGGACATACCAATAGTTTGCTTTCAAATATTTTAGGTTTTATAACACTGATCGTAATGACTGTATCGGCAGTTATGTTGATTTATTTTTCTCTACATCATTAA
- a CDS encoding DUF6496 domain-containing protein, with protein sequence MAKYSKKAGDKVEKAMHEKKEGTLKSGKSGKKVTSRKQAIAIGLSEARKEGAKVPKKSSSKSKSASKKKFQ encoded by the coding sequence ATGGCAAAGTATTCTAAAAAAGCAGGCGACAAAGTAGAAAAAGCCATGCATGAAAAAAAGGAAGGTACATTAAAAAGCGGGAAGAGTGGCAAGAAAGTAACCAGTCGCAAACAGGCAATTGCAATTGGCTTATCGGAAGCCAGGAAAGAAGGAGCAAAGGTTCCTAAGAAATCAAGCAGCAAAAGCAAATCAGCTTCAAAAAAAAAATTCCAGTAA
- a CDS encoding phosphatidylethanolamine N-methyltransferase family protein: MKLIRKIFITTLASAGIRIDKLTNSRIDSLLLIFIGYGSHIWISQYISFNVAIFYFVILFAIRYIFLFTGFGKKGFVNRLVTKFGEEKAWNKYELFTSIMFFQRGLSFGLLTQATKWSIIPVVHFIFPSFNIDVIYLKYTCELIGLILIIIGTWVNITATFVIGIDTYYYKDLFLKRPLVDFKIEGPYKYFSNPMYGIGQLNAYGAALILGSVEGILGALLNQVMMYIFYFVIEKPHIIQNILPKKSKPALSMA, encoded by the coding sequence ATGAAATTGATAAGAAAGATATTTATTACAACATTAGCATCAGCAGGTATAAGAATAGATAAATTGACAAATAGCAGAATTGATTCATTGTTATTAATTTTTATTGGATATGGTTCGCACATTTGGATAAGCCAATATATTTCCTTCAATGTAGCAATTTTCTATTTTGTGATTCTTTTTGCGATTCGCTATATATTTCTGTTTACTGGCTTTGGGAAAAAAGGATTTGTAAATAGATTGGTTACTAAATTTGGAGAGGAAAAAGCCTGGAATAAATATGAATTGTTTACTTCTATAATGTTTTTTCAAAGAGGCTTAAGTTTTGGATTGTTGACACAAGCAACTAAGTGGTCAATAATTCCGGTTGTACACTTCATTTTTCCTTCTTTCAATATTGATGTAATTTATCTTAAATATACTTGTGAGTTGATTGGTCTGATATTAATAATTATCGGCACATGGGTAAATATAACAGCTACTTTCGTAATTGGTATTGATACGTACTATTATAAAGATCTTTTTCTTAAACGCCCTCTCGTAGATTTTAAAATAGAAGGTCCATATAAATATTTCTCAAACCCAATGTATGGAATAGGTCAACTAAATGCTTATGGGGCTGCATTAATACTTGGGTCTGTCGAAGGTATTTTGGGAGCACTATTAAACCAGGTTATGATGTACATATTTTATTTTGTGATTGAGAAGCCTCATATCATTCAAAATATTCTTCCTAAAAAAAGTAAGCCGGCCTTGTCTATGGCATAA
- a CDS encoding carbohydrate-binding protein, whose translation MKYKLLLFTTFALTHVYCISQVRVSVIGASVAAGYGIPGPASYPSQMSVILGSNWNIGNFGVSGATMLKEADDPYINSSNYTGAQNFSPNIVTIELGSNDAKDYNWVHKDSFVTDYTRFINVFKALPSHPVIYICLPIPAFTHNFSINDSIITNGVIPLVKTIAADNNVKLIDLNTPLQGHPDWYQSDGIHPNETGALVLAQVIARAIAAPTNLLLSVPTIHQIDLSWTDNTNETGFTIERSVDSITWNTLISLPANTTTYSDMGITASTKYYYRVYATISVGNTVNSDIASTSTTVVNTLIPIINSTDTASGTMGQSFNYAITASNNPTSYTATNLPDGLTINTSTGIISGTIAISPNSGSNSIVTITATNTNGTGTKILTLSVKAIASPFNGTAATIPGKIEAENYDYGGEGIAYHDTEPSNTLGQYRTAEGVDIENCTDVGGGYSIGQIQANEWTQYTVNVITAGTYTLQLRVASINSGETFHLEMDGINISGTLAVPNTGGWQTWQTVSASINLPTTGLKKLRIIMGTGGFNINSVNFIYTGPILPLNLTSFNAIYKDCNTIAFNWQVADESPGTYYQLESSTIKNNFAIIATILPKGASAYQYIYHATAGMSYFFRLKIINKEGEIIYSPVIAMHNSNCSANNITVVNLSNNYLQVNNLDGNTNHIILYSVDGLELSNTIINSTSATISIDRFSRGIYWLKIISKDNNILKTAKVVL comes from the coding sequence ATGAAATATAAGCTACTGCTTTTTACAACGTTTGCTTTAACGCATGTTTATTGCATTTCTCAAGTAAGAGTTTCAGTTATTGGAGCAAGTGTGGCAGCGGGCTATGGAATACCTGGACCAGCCAGTTACCCAAGCCAGATGTCAGTAATACTCGGAAGCAACTGGAATATAGGCAACTTTGGAGTCAGTGGTGCTACCATGCTGAAAGAAGCCGACGATCCTTATATCAATTCCTCTAATTATACAGGCGCTCAAAATTTTAGCCCTAATATTGTGACAATTGAACTCGGTTCTAACGATGCAAAAGATTATAACTGGGTGCATAAAGATTCTTTTGTAACGGACTACACTCGTTTTATTAATGTTTTTAAAGCACTTCCCTCCCATCCCGTAATTTATATCTGTTTGCCTATTCCTGCTTTCACACATAATTTTTCTATTAATGACAGCATCATCACCAATGGTGTAATACCATTGGTAAAAACAATAGCCGCTGATAATAATGTTAAGCTGATTGATCTGAATACGCCTTTACAAGGACATCCCGACTGGTATCAATCTGATGGCATTCATCCTAATGAAACTGGAGCATTGGTGCTGGCGCAAGTAATAGCGCGTGCAATTGCAGCACCCACTAATTTATTGCTAAGTGTACCTACTATTCATCAAATTGATCTTAGCTGGACAGATAATACTAATGAAACCGGATTTACTATTGAGAGATCTGTTGATAGTATAACATGGAATACATTAATCTCTCTCCCTGCCAACACTACTACTTACAGTGATATGGGAATTACAGCTTCTACTAAATATTATTATCGTGTTTATGCTACCATTTCTGTTGGCAATACCGTAAACTCAGACATTGCAAGTACCAGCACAACAGTTGTCAATACTTTAATACCTATTATTAATAGTACAGATACTGCCAGCGGCACTATGGGCCAATCTTTTAATTATGCGATTACAGCTTCGAATAACCCTACCAGCTATACAGCAACCAATCTTCCTGATGGATTAACTATAAATACTTCTACCGGTATAATTAGCGGTACAATAGCAATTTCTCCAAATTCAGGCAGCAATAGTATCGTTACTATTACCGCTACAAATACAAATGGTACGGGCACAAAAATCCTTACTCTTTCTGTTAAAGCTATTGCCAGTCCTTTTAATGGTACGGCTGCTACAATACCGGGAAAGATTGAAGCAGAGAATTATGATTATGGTGGCGAAGGTATAGCCTATCATGATACAGAACCCTCAAATACATTAGGACAATATCGGACTGCAGAAGGTGTGGATATTGAAAATTGCACAGATGTAGGCGGCGGTTACAGCATTGGACAAATACAAGCAAACGAATGGACTCAATATACAGTAAATGTAATTACTGCCGGAACATATACCTTACAATTGCGTGTTGCTTCTATTAATTCAGGAGAAACCTTCCATTTGGAAATGGATGGCATAAATATATCCGGCACATTAGCGGTACCGAATACAGGAGGTTGGCAAACATGGCAAACGGTAAGTGCAAGTATTAATTTACCTACAACCGGCTTAAAAAAATTACGAATTATAATGGGTACCGGTGGATTCAATATTAATTCGGTCAATTTTATTTATACCGGTCCAATCCTTCCTTTAAATCTAACCTCGTTCAATGCAATTTATAAAGATTGTAATACAATAGCTTTTAATTGGCAGGTAGCCGATGAAAGCCCCGGTACCTATTATCAGTTAGAGTCTTCTACTATAAAAAATAACTTTGCTATAATAGCTACAATTTTACCAAAAGGTGCATCTGCTTATCAATATATATATCATGCGACTGCAGGTATGTCCTATTTTTTTAGATTAAAAATCATAAATAAAGAAGGTGAGATAATTTATAGTCCTGTTATAGCTATGCATAATAGTAATTGCAGTGCAAATAATATTACTGTCGTTAACTTGTCTAATAATTATTTACAAGTAAATAATCTCGATGGAAATACAAATCATATTATTTTATACTCAGTTGACGGGCTTGAACTTTCTAATACTATTATCAACAGTACTAGTGCTACTATCAGTATTGATCGTTTTAGCCGCGGAATCTATTGGTTAAAAATTATAAGCAAGGATAATAATATTTTAAAAACCGCCAAGGTCGTTCTGTAG
- a CDS encoding ASCH domain-containing protein: MSDEKNLFTLFVNMKALSLLQPWASLVMIGVKKIETRSWATDYRGTLLIHASQSKRGSVFANQAPFTRYIKDFNTLPFGFIIGQVTLEKILRVEDFSLTDDVMNLLTLEEKAFGDYKGNRFGWVLSDPVEFENKIPARGQLRLWEFF, from the coding sequence TTGAGCGATGAAAAAAATTTATTTACGTTATTTGTAAACATGAAAGCTTTATCTCTTTTGCAACCTTGGGCAAGTCTTGTAATGATAGGTGTTAAAAAAATAGAAACCAGATCATGGGCTACTGATTACAGAGGAACCCTGCTAATTCATGCGAGCCAAAGTAAGAGAGGAAGTGTTTTTGCAAATCAGGCTCCCTTTACAAGATATATTAAAGACTTTAACACATTGCCTTTTGGATTCATTATCGGTCAAGTCACGCTGGAAAAGATTCTTAGAGTTGAAGACTTTTCACTAACAGATGATGTCATGAATTTACTAACCTTAGAAGAAAAGGCATTTGGAGACTATAAAGGAAACCGCTTTGGATGGGTATTATCTGATCCTGTGGAGTTTGAAAATAAAATTCCTGCAAGAGGACAACTACGCTTATGGGAGTTTTTTTAA
- the idi gene encoding isopentenyl-diphosphate Delta-isomerase, translating into MNRDNVVLVDKNDNALGIMEKLTAHEQGQLHRAFSVFIFNDKEELLLQQRSGNKYHGAGLWTNTCCSHPQWEEDVCLSAKERLYYEMGLECNLQLVYSFIYKAKVENNLTEHELDYVFIGYCNQNPIININEVQNYKWLHTDKVLKDLKDNPSYYTVWFNQAFQELLYKIGK; encoded by the coding sequence ATGAACAGAGATAATGTTGTACTGGTTGATAAGAATGATAATGCACTAGGCATAATGGAAAAATTGACTGCACATGAGCAAGGCCAACTTCACAGAGCATTTTCTGTATTTATATTTAATGATAAAGAAGAACTTCTTTTACAACAGCGGTCAGGCAACAAGTACCACGGAGCGGGATTATGGACAAATACCTGCTGTTCGCATCCACAATGGGAAGAAGATGTTTGCTTAAGTGCAAAGGAGCGATTGTATTATGAAATGGGTTTAGAATGTAATTTGCAATTGGTCTATTCTTTTATTTATAAAGCGAAGGTTGAAAATAATTTAACAGAGCATGAATTGGATTATGTTTTTATTGGCTATTGCAACCAAAATCCGATAATAAATATAAATGAAGTACAAAATTATAAGTGGCTTCATACAGATAAAGTCTTAAAAGATTTAAAAGACAATCCATCGTATTACACTGTCTGGTTTAACCAGGCATTTCAGGAATTGCTTTACAAAATAGGGAAATGA
- a CDS encoding cryptochrome/photolyase family protein: MKSKVSVFWFRRDLRLDDNVGLCHALSSNYPVLCVFIFDPDILEMLEDKKDRRVDYIHQVLSKINSQLKQSNARLNTFYGKPLTVFKDLFEQYDIQAVFCNRDYEPQAIRRDKEIYNFFSKQNIPFKGFKDQVIFEKNDVLKNDGTPYTVYTPYSKKWKELLTPENYKTSYSDAANFFKQDFTEIHSLNETRFDKTDITFKSPKLDKTIIDEYDKYRDYPAMQHTTQLGIALRFGTISIRKCVAFALEHNQTWLNELIWREFFMQILYHFPKVVHQSFKSNYDHIKWRNNEQEFERWCKGKTGYPIVDAGMRQLNETGYMHNRVRMIVASFLCKHLLIDWRWGEAYFAQKLNDYDLSANNGNWQWAAGSGCDAAPYFRVFNPTVQTEKFDKKLVYIKKWLPEFGTDAYPQPMVEHSFARNRALQVYAEAVKENN, encoded by the coding sequence ATGAAAAGTAAAGTATCTGTTTTTTGGTTTCGCAGAGATTTGCGGTTGGATGATAACGTGGGTTTGTGCCACGCACTTTCTTCCAATTATCCTGTATTGTGTGTTTTTATTTTCGATCCCGATATTTTAGAAATGTTGGAGGATAAAAAGGATAGAAGAGTGGATTATATTCACCAGGTACTTTCCAAAATAAATAGTCAACTAAAACAGTCGAATGCCAGGTTAAACACTTTTTACGGAAAGCCACTAACTGTTTTTAAAGATCTGTTTGAACAATATGATATTCAGGCGGTATTTTGCAATCGGGATTATGAACCTCAAGCTATACGGAGAGACAAAGAGATCTATAATTTTTTCAGCAAACAAAATATTCCTTTCAAGGGATTTAAAGACCAGGTAATTTTTGAAAAAAACGATGTGTTGAAAAATGATGGTACACCCTATACCGTTTATACACCATATTCAAAAAAATGGAAAGAACTGTTAACTCCGGAAAATTACAAGACCTCTTATTCTGACGCTGCTAACTTTTTTAAACAAGACTTTACTGAAATTCATTCGTTAAATGAAACCCGTTTTGATAAGACAGACATCACTTTTAAATCACCGAAGTTAGATAAGACAATTATTGATGAATATGATAAATACAGGGACTATCCTGCAATGCAACACACTACACAGTTGGGGATAGCATTAAGATTTGGTACAATCAGCATTCGTAAATGTGTTGCATTTGCCTTGGAACATAATCAAACATGGTTGAATGAATTGATTTGGCGGGAATTTTTTATGCAGATCCTATATCATTTTCCAAAAGTGGTTCATCAATCTTTTAAATCTAATTACGACCATATCAAATGGCGAAATAATGAACAGGAATTTGAACGATGGTGTAAGGGAAAAACAGGCTACCCAATTGTGGATGCAGGAATGAGACAATTGAACGAAACAGGATATATGCACAATCGGGTAAGGATGATTGTGGCAAGTTTTTTATGCAAACATTTACTGATAGATTGGCGTTGGGGAGAAGCCTACTTTGCTCAAAAGCTGAATGATTACGATTTGTCTGCCAACAATGGAAACTGGCAATGGGCAGCAGGATCAGGCTGTGATGCTGCACCTTATTTCAGAGTGTTTAATCCAACTGTTCAAACTGAAAAATTCGATAAAAAATTAGTGTACATCAAAAAATGGCTTCCCGAATTTGGCACAGATGCTTATCCACAACCAATGGTTGAGCACAGTTTTGCAAGAAACAGGGCTTTGCAAGTATATGCTGAAGCAGTGAAAGAAAACAATTGA